Proteins found in one Leptospira bouyouniensis genomic segment:
- a CDS encoding bile acid:sodium symporter family protein — MYSRIAKQIVNAFPLVLLLIAGVGFLIPEWIVWFKGPWITYSLGLIMLGMGLSLEVNDFIRIFKQPKPILIGTCLQYSIMPVLGYLLGYWFYLPEAYAVGLILVSCCPGGTASNVITFLAKANVPLSVTLTSVSTILGIVFTPLLVAFFIGSRLEIDRLGLVLTTFQVILVPVGLGLLFKSFFPKVTELTKDLFPVLSVLLIALIVASIIASGKETILSSDFRIFFAVICLHLGGFGLGGFFAWVLTRDTKISQTISIEVGMQNSGLGAVLAKTHFLDPNTAIPSALSSLTHSLLGSLFATYFRKEMKKPAIVN, encoded by the coding sequence GTGTATAGTCGAATTGCCAAACAAATTGTAAATGCCTTCCCACTTGTTTTACTTTTGATTGCAGGTGTTGGATTTTTAATTCCAGAATGGATTGTGTGGTTTAAAGGTCCGTGGATTACCTATAGTTTAGGTCTTATCATGCTGGGGATGGGATTATCACTTGAAGTGAATGATTTCATTCGGATTTTCAAACAACCAAAGCCAATCCTTATCGGGACTTGTTTGCAATATTCCATTATGCCAGTGTTAGGTTATCTACTCGGGTATTGGTTTTACTTACCCGAAGCTTATGCTGTCGGACTGATTCTTGTCTCTTGTTGTCCTGGAGGTACTGCGTCCAATGTGATAACTTTCCTTGCAAAGGCCAACGTTCCACTCAGTGTCACCTTAACTTCCGTATCAACCATCCTTGGAATCGTATTCACGCCATTACTAGTTGCCTTCTTCATTGGCAGTCGGTTGGAAATTGACCGACTAGGTCTTGTATTGACCACTTTCCAAGTGATCCTTGTGCCAGTAGGACTTGGACTTCTTTTTAAATCATTTTTTCCGAAAGTCACGGAACTGACAAAAGACCTATTCCCCGTACTTTCTGTACTCCTCATCGCCTTGATTGTGGCTTCTATCATCGCCAGTGGGAAAGAGACCATCCTTTCTTCTGACTTCAGGATCTTTTTTGCCGTGATTTGCCTACATTTAGGAGGGTTTGGACTGGGAGGTTTTTTCGCCTGGGTCCTCACTCGGGATACGAAAATTTCCCAAACCATATCCATTGAGGTGGGGATGCAAAACTCAGGTCTTGGTGCCGTTCTCGCTAAGACTCACTTCCTTGACCCAAACACAGCGATCCCGAGCGCACTTTCGAGCCTCACTCATTCTCTCCTCGGAAGTCTCTTTGCGACCTATTTTAGAAAGGAGATGAAAAAACCCGCTATTGTGAATTGA
- a CDS encoding aminotransferase class V-fold PLP-dependent enzyme, with amino-acid sequence MSETPSVFPTFPNFPNWDGISEYFPVQKESVWLNYCGTTPVSTYAIEMLNVYLNEYARVGIFTPNFSEPFIKKEIRNYLSQILHCDPSEIGIVHNTSEGMNLYSHSIQIPKGKRILVLENEYPSNVYPWEHWQSKGVSLSFVKVGNTPDEFLENLKYELDKKDVFLLSLSPVHWCTGVVFDMYAVSKLCENHGTKLVIDGSQAVGHIPMDFSKIKVAFCAFAAWKWLLGPLGLGVIYISKEESKGFQLIFKGQASVVNDSNYFPYRDEWKPAAEQFEQSTINFNDWIYFFASLKMLSTLGFERVQERIYEVAGMLKDSLHELGFTLESDLFPQVKTGILAITGHKDPKKFQPEVIQSYLKQNGIITAVRLGRLRMAPHIGIEREHVLRVKANLQSYLEKE; translated from the coding sequence ATGTCTGAAACTCCATCTGTTTTCCCTACCTTCCCGAATTTCCCAAATTGGGACGGTATTTCCGAATATTTCCCCGTACAAAAAGAGTCGGTTTGGTTAAATTACTGTGGTACCACTCCTGTATCTACTTATGCCATTGAAATGTTAAACGTATACTTAAACGAGTATGCGAGGGTAGGAATTTTTACCCCCAATTTTTCTGAACCCTTTATCAAAAAAGAAATTCGTAACTACCTCTCTCAGATTTTACACTGTGATCCTTCTGAAATCGGGATCGTACATAACACAAGTGAGGGGATGAACTTGTATTCTCATAGCATCCAAATCCCCAAAGGCAAACGGATTCTAGTTTTGGAAAATGAATACCCAAGTAATGTTTACCCTTGGGAACATTGGCAATCCAAAGGTGTTTCTCTATCATTTGTGAAAGTAGGGAACACTCCCGATGAGTTTTTAGAAAACTTAAAATATGAATTGGATAAAAAGGATGTGTTTCTTCTTAGCCTATCGCCTGTTCACTGGTGCACTGGTGTGGTTTTTGATATGTATGCAGTTTCCAAACTTTGTGAAAATCACGGAACCAAACTTGTCATTGATGGGAGCCAAGCCGTTGGCCATATTCCTATGGATTTTTCTAAAATTAAAGTCGCCTTCTGTGCGTTTGCTGCTTGGAAATGGTTACTTGGTCCACTGGGGCTTGGGGTGATTTATATTTCCAAAGAAGAATCGAAAGGATTCCAATTGATTTTTAAAGGACAAGCAAGTGTTGTCAACGACTCCAATTATTTTCCCTACCGGGACGAATGGAAACCAGCTGCCGAACAATTTGAACAAAGTACAATCAACTTCAATGATTGGATTTATTTTTTCGCATCTCTAAAAATGTTATCGACTCTCGGTTTCGAACGTGTACAGGAAAGGATTTATGAAGTCGCGGGGATGTTAAAGGATTCACTCCATGAATTAGGATTTACCTTGGAATCAGATTTGTTCCCTCAAGTGAAAACAGGGATTCTTGCCATCACTGGTCATAAAGACCCAAAAAAATTCCAACCAGAAGTGATCCAATCCTACTTGAAACAAAATGGAATCATCACCGCTGTTCGGTTGGGTAGACTTCGGATGGCACCTCATATTGGAATTGAAAGGGAACATGTTCTTCGTGTGAAAGCCAACCTACAATCCTACTTGGAAAAGGAGTAA
- the alr gene encoding alanine racemase, which yields MQSSRIYLSRSAFSHNIALFRKLIGPKTKFTAIVKSNAYGHGLLATASIALDAGADYLGVNSLEEALSIRRVFPKTTILIMGSIPNLAERKAELADENFWVLVSRVEEMEILAKLSPTPKIHLKVDTGMSRLGIPHQNAEVIAKEISEKKLPLSGIATHFASTEDFTEHSHSMLQLGNFQDAIDTFAKHGFIDLICHCASSASAMLFSEARMDLVRVGISLYGLWPSLETKLSLSLMKKDVGMLKPALSWKTQIQHIQNLNPGTFVGYGSTFKTTHETKLAVIPVGYYEGLDRKLSNNGYMLIHGERAKILGRICMNMTMLDITHIPDAKIGDDVVILGKSGNEVISADDHATWTGTINYEVVTKILGSFPRIIED from the coding sequence GTGCAATCTTCTCGGATTTACCTCTCTCGTTCTGCCTTTAGCCATAACATTGCTCTTTTTCGCAAACTCATTGGACCCAAAACAAAATTCACAGCCATCGTCAAGTCAAACGCTTACGGCCATGGACTACTTGCCACTGCTTCCATTGCCCTGGATGCAGGAGCAGATTATTTAGGGGTGAACTCACTTGAAGAAGCACTTTCGATTCGCCGCGTATTCCCCAAGACCACCATTCTCATCATGGGAAGTATTCCCAATTTAGCAGAACGAAAAGCAGAGCTAGCTGATGAAAACTTTTGGGTACTTGTCTCAAGGGTGGAAGAGATGGAGATTTTGGCAAAACTTTCTCCCACTCCCAAAATCCATTTGAAGGTGGACACGGGGATGAGCCGTCTTGGAATCCCACACCAAAATGCCGAGGTGATTGCAAAAGAGATTTCAGAAAAAAAGCTCCCTCTTTCAGGTATCGCTACCCACTTTGCAAGTACTGAAGATTTCACTGAACATAGCCATTCCATGTTACAATTGGGAAATTTCCAAGATGCCATTGATACATTCGCTAAACACGGGTTTATCGATCTAATTTGCCATTGTGCCTCATCTGCATCGGCGATGTTGTTTTCAGAAGCAAGGATGGACCTTGTCCGCGTTGGGATTTCGCTTTATGGACTTTGGCCCAGTCTCGAAACCAAACTTTCACTTTCTCTTATGAAAAAAGATGTAGGTATGTTGAAACCTGCACTTTCTTGGAAAACCCAAATACAACACATCCAAAATTTAAATCCAGGAACCTTTGTTGGATACGGATCAACATTTAAAACCACTCATGAAACAAAACTGGCGGTTATTCCTGTTGGTTATTATGAAGGTCTTGATCGAAAATTATCAAACAATGGTTATATGTTGATTCATGGGGAACGAGCAAAAATTCTAGGTAGAATTTGCATGAATATGACAATGCTCGATATCACCCATATCCCAGATGCTAAAATTGGTGACGATGTTGTGATTTTAGGAAAATCTGGGAACGAAGTGATCTCTGCTGATGACCATGCCACTTGGACTGGAACTATCAATTATGAAGTCGTAACAAAAATTTTGGGATCCTTCCCTCGTATTATAGAAGACTAG
- a CDS encoding alpha/beta fold hydrolase: MSERQTYNWKNHRLTYVRHKSLNPKSKEVIVLVGGWCSAAGYWGLNIPFFRTLGDVIELDLVGHYPAEIFDQKKGLTLQDFLETQAQGIWASAGEKDITLVGHSTGGMAVLAIASLFPQRIKQVIAIAPYVHGPVPGILKIGVVGLRANLGSFFDFGFKIGKSLPKALQIGFSYGVYDSAAFHAREDIKQFLKEYNPQFECLNPRQILMILEMLDRTDIRPIVFGNQVPTLIMRGEEDPIIPGKDVMELERTTPHVKAVLFSECGHFVHMEKQKAAEKVMKDFLLMKKSSTTKKSFF; this comes from the coding sequence ATGTCAGAAAGACAAACATACAATTGGAAAAATCATAGATTAACCTATGTTAGGCATAAATCTCTGAATCCAAAATCCAAAGAAGTTATAGTTCTTGTTGGGGGATGGTGTTCTGCCGCTGGGTACTGGGGGTTAAACATTCCTTTTTTTCGAACATTGGGAGATGTCATCGAACTTGACTTAGTTGGACATTACCCAGCAGAAATTTTTGACCAAAAAAAAGGCCTTACCTTACAAGATTTTTTAGAAACCCAAGCCCAAGGGATTTGGGCTTCCGCAGGTGAAAAAGACATCACCCTCGTGGGCCATTCGACAGGTGGAATGGCGGTCCTTGCTATCGCATCTCTTTTTCCTCAACGCATCAAACAAGTGATTGCGATTGCTCCTTATGTACATGGACCGGTCCCTGGGATTTTGAAGATTGGAGTTGTCGGACTCCGTGCGAACTTAGGATCTTTTTTTGACTTTGGTTTTAAAATTGGAAAGTCGTTACCCAAAGCCTTACAAATTGGGTTTTCCTATGGCGTCTATGATTCCGCTGCTTTTCATGCAAGAGAAGACATCAAACAATTCCTCAAAGAATACAACCCTCAATTTGAATGCCTAAACCCAAGGCAAATTTTAATGATCCTTGAGATGCTTGATCGCACAGATATACGACCCATTGTATTTGGAAACCAAGTGCCAACGCTCATCATGCGAGGTGAAGAGGATCCTATCATCCCAGGAAAAGATGTGATGGAATTGGAACGCACTACTCCTCATGTGAAAGCAGTGTTATTTTCTGAATGTGGACATTTTGTACACATGGAAAAACAAAAAGCAGCTGAAAAGGTGATGAAAGATTTTCTTTTAATGAAAAAATCTTCCACGACTAAAAAATCATTTTTTTAA
- a CDS encoding carbon-nitrogen hydrolase family protein, whose product MNFKAAVVQVTSTARVSNNLTKCRQLVEEASKAGAKVIGLPENFSFMGSESEKQNLLGQIEEETFFFLKETANELGIYLLGGGFPTKAPSGKVYNTAVIFNPKGEEVFRYHKAHLFDAVVGDGFPYKESKNTESGEKVPNVVQTEYGKLSSAICYDLRFPELFRELSKQGVDLCFLPAAFTVPTGEAHWHVLLRARAIENLMYVLAPGQTGTHDPHGKRKTFGHSLIISPWGEILAELDSDEGFAIATIEMEKLSEIRNTLPSLQHRRF is encoded by the coding sequence ATGAATTTTAAAGCCGCCGTTGTGCAAGTCACAAGTACCGCAAGAGTCTCAAATAACCTAACCAAGTGTAGGCAACTTGTGGAGGAAGCTTCAAAGGCAGGAGCCAAGGTGATTGGCTTACCAGAAAACTTCTCCTTTATGGGAAGTGAATCCGAAAAACAAAATCTACTTGGCCAAATTGAAGAAGAAACCTTCTTCTTTTTGAAAGAAACCGCAAACGAACTTGGAATTTATCTTTTGGGAGGAGGGTTTCCTACCAAGGCACCATCGGGAAAGGTGTACAATACGGCAGTCATTTTTAATCCCAAAGGTGAAGAAGTTTTCCGTTACCACAAAGCCCATTTGTTTGATGCAGTTGTGGGAGACGGTTTCCCATACAAAGAATCGAAAAACACAGAAAGCGGTGAGAAGGTGCCAAACGTGGTCCAAACCGAGTATGGAAAACTTTCTTCTGCCATCTGTTATGACCTTCGTTTCCCAGAACTTTTCCGTGAGTTATCCAAACAAGGTGTAGATTTATGTTTTTTGCCGGCAGCCTTTACTGTTCCAACAGGAGAAGCTCATTGGCATGTACTCTTACGGGCAAGAGCCATTGAAAACCTGATGTATGTTTTGGCACCAGGGCAAACTGGTACCCACGACCCACATGGGAAACGAAAGACCTTTGGCCATTCACTCATCATTTCTCCTTGGGGAGAAATTTTAGCAGAATTAGACAGTGATGAAGGTTTTGCCATCGCAACGATTGAAATGGAAAAACTCTCTGAGATCCGAAATACCTTGCCCAGCTTACAACACCGAAGGTTTTGA
- the argB gene encoding acetylglutamate kinase yields MTHQSEKINHILEALPYLINYSGKTIVIKYGGAAMVEEELKASFAEDIVLLKYLGINPVVVHGGGPEINSLIKSLNLNTQFIRGHRVTDEATMEVVEMVLTGKVNKQIVSLIQEKGGKPVGLSGKDGSLAIAEKYLMEVETEEGKTQKIDLGLVGEITSVDPNIILTLQREGFIPIISPVAMSKEGQTLNINADTMAGAIAQALHADKLILLTDTPGILIDGQLVTGLKKADIHGYIKTGQISGGMIPKVECCLGAIDSGVKRAHIIDGRVPHSVLIEILTNQGIGSLIEQG; encoded by the coding sequence ATGACCCACCAATCAGAAAAAATCAATCATATCTTAGAAGCACTTCCCTATTTGATCAATTATTCTGGGAAAACCATCGTCATCAAATACGGCGGCGCTGCCATGGTGGAAGAGGAACTCAAAGCTTCTTTTGCCGAAGACATTGTGTTACTCAAGTATTTAGGAATCAATCCAGTAGTGGTCCATGGTGGTGGACCTGAAATCAACTCTTTGATTAAGTCATTAAATCTGAATACACAATTTATTCGAGGCCACCGTGTGACGGATGAAGCCACAATGGAAGTGGTAGAGATGGTTCTCACCGGGAAAGTCAACAAACAAATTGTTTCCCTCATCCAAGAGAAAGGTGGAAAACCTGTTGGCCTTTCTGGAAAAGATGGTAGCCTTGCCATCGCAGAAAAATACCTCATGGAAGTGGAAACAGAAGAAGGCAAAACACAAAAAATTGATTTAGGTCTTGTCGGAGAGATAACATCCGTTGATCCCAATATCATTCTCACCTTACAACGTGAAGGTTTTATTCCGATCATCTCACCAGTTGCCATGTCCAAAGAAGGACAAACTCTCAATATCAATGCAGACACAATGGCAGGTGCGATTGCACAAGCACTCCATGCAGACAAACTCATTTTACTCACAGACACACCAGGGATCCTAATCGATGGCCAATTGGTAACGGGTCTCAAAAAAGCTGACATTCACGGTTACATAAAAACTGGACAGATCTCCGGAGGCATGATACCAAAAGTAGAGTGTTGTTTGGGTGCAATTGATTCTGGAGTCAAACGAGCCCACATCATCGATGGTCGAGTGCCCCATTCCGTCTTAATTGAAATTTTGACAAACCAAGGGATCGGAAGTTTGATCGAACAAGGATAA
- a CDS encoding SpoIIE family protein phosphatase, which yields MPTKLLTLSLISDITSRINSQEDLNTLLSEIMGITRDVLQTEGSSLLLYDKENDQLVFNTTSGLKEESLAHLTVPRGKGIAGMVLETLKPEIVNDAANDPRIFKAIDQKVGYVTRNLICVPMVAQGEVQGVLEAVNSLDNRDFNQTDIKILRYLSNLAAIAVKNRLLIDNLNLRANELNCLFQISQALANIQSSDEFMDLAVKTISEVLQVDRVCLNFEKIEKRGLPRSKSKGFSDQIHDEDVEALLFNDRSDWMFKGFKIITANSPQGMQLTHRGLFQHSMILFPILKNKEWLGSLIVSDKTSRTRFDEMDIRILRTLTNQVGEAYTALQVKIQSERLKNIDRDMQVAAMIQKHSLPIIPKQYSLLEFDTYYQASREIGGDFYDMVVHGKDEVSVIIADVSGKGTPAALFMEFSKTVLQQEVSKTTSTSEALFNANEILQDKSGFLMFVTAMLVRINMTKKELTYSSAGHNLQIIYRKKHHKIQHLSGKGQPMGIGKCEFSEHTVSYLPGDLLVLYTDGVTEAMNMKEELFSEERLESVILSRINDPPEVIRQAILQKVSEFVGEAEPHDDLSLFIIRLN from the coding sequence ATGCCTACGAAACTTTTAACATTAAGTCTGATTTCAGATATAACGAGTCGAATCAATTCACAAGAAGATTTAAATACACTTCTTAGTGAAATCATGGGCATCACTCGTGATGTGTTACAAACAGAAGGATCTTCGTTACTGCTTTACGATAAAGAAAATGATCAATTGGTGTTTAATACAACAAGTGGCTTAAAAGAAGAATCACTTGCCCACCTAACCGTTCCTAGGGGAAAAGGGATTGCGGGTATGGTGCTTGAAACCCTCAAACCCGAAATTGTAAACGATGCTGCCAATGACCCAAGAATCTTCAAAGCAATTGACCAAAAAGTTGGGTATGTGACACGAAACTTAATTTGTGTTCCCATGGTCGCACAAGGGGAAGTGCAAGGGGTACTCGAAGCTGTTAACTCACTCGACAACCGCGATTTTAACCAAACCGATATTAAAATCCTTCGTTACCTTTCGAACTTAGCGGCCATAGCCGTCAAAAATCGTCTACTTATCGATAACTTAAATTTAAGAGCAAACGAACTGAATTGCCTCTTTCAAATTTCACAAGCCCTTGCCAACATCCAAAGTTCGGATGAGTTTATGGACCTTGCTGTCAAAACCATTTCCGAAGTTTTGCAAGTAGATCGTGTTTGTTTGAATTTTGAAAAAATCGAAAAACGAGGACTACCTCGCTCTAAATCGAAAGGGTTTTCCGATCAAATCCACGATGAGGATGTTGAAGCATTATTATTCAATGACAGATCTGATTGGATGTTTAAAGGTTTTAAAATTATCACCGCCAATTCTCCCCAAGGGATGCAACTCACCCATCGAGGGCTTTTCCAACATAGTATGATTTTATTCCCCATTCTCAAAAACAAAGAATGGTTAGGTTCTCTTATCGTTTCGGATAAAACTTCTCGTACTCGTTTTGATGAAATGGATATCCGTATCCTCCGCACTCTGACAAACCAAGTAGGAGAAGCTTACACTGCCTTACAAGTAAAGATTCAAAGTGAACGTTTGAAAAACATAGATCGTGACATGCAAGTGGCAGCTATGATCCAAAAACATTCGCTTCCCATCATTCCAAAACAATACTCACTGCTTGAATTTGATACTTACTACCAAGCATCACGTGAAATTGGTGGGGACTTTTATGATATGGTTGTTCATGGAAAAGACGAAGTGTCTGTCATCATTGCCGACGTTTCTGGGAAAGGGACTCCTGCGGCACTTTTCATGGAGTTTTCAAAAACCGTTTTGCAACAGGAAGTATCAAAAACCACTTCAACAAGTGAAGCCCTCTTCAATGCGAACGAGATCTTACAAGACAAATCTGGTTTTCTTATGTTTGTTACTGCGATGCTTGTGCGCATCAACATGACAAAAAAAGAATTAACCTATTCCTCTGCAGGTCATAATTTACAAATCATCTATCGCAAAAAACACCATAAAATCCAACACTTATCAGGTAAAGGCCAACCAATGGGGATTGGCAAATGTGAATTCTCTGAACATACAGTGAGTTATTTACCGGGAGATTTACTTGTTCTGTATACTGATGGCGTCACGGAAGCTATGAATATGAAAGAAGAACTTTTTTCAGAAGAAAGACTGGAATCAGTGATTTTATCTCGTATCAATGATCCACCTGAAGTGATACGGCAAGCAATTCTCCAAAAAGTAAGTGAATTTGTAGGAGAAGCGGAACCACATGATGACCTTTCTCTCTTTATCATCCGTCTAAACTAA
- a CDS encoding ATP-dependent 6-phosphofructokinase has product MNENDTKVEQFGPCTYPNPAGYDYWTEDNSVVLFQTIFSGSEDAKKTIETSPVFFEQAGPKEKIYFRPEEVTAGIVTCGGLCPGINDVIRALVMELHYRYKVPRILGFPFGYEGLVKKFGHRPIELTPDKVAHIMNFGGSILGSSRGNQKIEEMVDTLFLYGVKMLFCIGGDGTLRGAQAIQEEVKKRKEDISIVGIPKTIDNDINYVQKTFGFSTAFSKAVEAVNCAHEEAKGAPNGIGLVKLMGRHSGFIAVNSALASKNVNFVLIPELDFDLEGDGAFLSVLKDRVQRRGHAVVIIAEGAGQKYFEDKGEKDQSGNKKLADIGVFIKDKITEYFKKEGLNLNLKYIDPSYIIRSVPANAEDSVFCGFLAQNAVHAAFAGRTGCVVGIWNNVFTVMPISLAIAERKVLKPERSTLWRALLASTGQPNSMKAKS; this is encoded by the coding sequence ATGAATGAAAACGATACAAAAGTAGAACAATTTGGACCATGCACTTACCCGAACCCAGCGGGTTATGACTACTGGACGGAAGACAATTCAGTGGTGCTCTTCCAAACCATCTTTTCTGGATCAGAAGATGCAAAAAAAACCATCGAAACGAGTCCCGTTTTCTTTGAACAAGCAGGTCCTAAAGAAAAAATCTACTTTCGACCGGAAGAAGTGACCGCAGGGATCGTTACGTGCGGAGGACTTTGTCCAGGGATCAATGATGTGATCCGTGCCCTTGTGATGGAATTACATTATCGTTACAAAGTGCCAAGGATTCTTGGTTTCCCTTTTGGGTATGAAGGTTTGGTTAAAAAATTTGGCCATAGACCAATTGAACTCACACCAGACAAAGTAGCCCACATTATGAATTTTGGTGGATCCATCCTTGGTTCATCGCGAGGCAATCAAAAGATTGAAGAGATGGTGGATACTTTATTTTTATACGGTGTGAAGATGTTGTTTTGTATTGGTGGTGATGGGACCTTACGCGGAGCCCAAGCCATCCAAGAAGAAGTAAAAAAACGGAAAGAAGACATCTCAATCGTAGGGATCCCTAAGACGATTGACAACGATATCAATTATGTCCAAAAAACATTTGGGTTCTCGACTGCGTTTAGTAAGGCGGTGGAAGCTGTCAATTGTGCCCATGAAGAAGCCAAAGGGGCACCAAATGGAATTGGACTTGTGAAACTGATGGGACGACACTCTGGATTCATTGCCGTCAATTCAGCTTTGGCATCCAAAAATGTAAATTTTGTCCTCATCCCAGAACTTGATTTTGATTTAGAAGGGGATGGTGCTTTTTTATCGGTTTTAAAAGACCGAGTGCAAAGAAGAGGACATGCTGTTGTCATCATCGCAGAAGGTGCTGGTCAAAAGTACTTTGAAGATAAAGGTGAAAAAGATCAATCAGGTAACAAGAAGTTGGCGGATATTGGAGTTTTTATCAAAGACAAAATCACAGAATACTTCAAAAAAGAAGGGTTGAATTTGAATCTAAAATACATCGATCCAAGTTATATCATTCGATCGGTTCCAGCAAATGCTGAAGATTCTGTTTTTTGTGGATTCCTTGCTCAAAATGCCGTACATGCGGCGTTTGCAGGTAGGACTGGTTGTGTGGTTGGGATTTGGAACAATGTGTTTACAGTGATGCCAATTTCATTAGCCATTGCGGAACGAAAAGTCCTTAAACCTGAGCGAAGTACATTATGGCGTGCCCTCCTTGCTTCGACAGGCCAACCGAATTCGATGAAGGCGAAAAGCTGA